A stretch of the Salarias fasciatus chromosome 3, fSalaFa1.1, whole genome shotgun sequence genome encodes the following:
- the LOC115381333 gene encoding tripartite motif-containing protein 16-like, protein MAQRGSQLDSDKFSCSICLDLLKDPLTVPCGHSYCSNCIKEHWNEEKIKGIYSCPQCRKEFRQRPDLEKNLLLAELVEDLKKTELQAAAADLCSAGPEDVSCDVCSGRKLKAVKSCLVCVASFCEEHLQPHYKAAPLKKHQLVEPSKKLQEKICSLHDEVMKIFCRTDQQSICYLCTMDQHRGHETVPAAAERRQKQKELEESRLNIQQRIQEREKEVKLLQQEIAELKRKDVQLEQLAHTEDHTQFLLSYPSVSALSEPTHSSSIQTAPLRYFEDVAAAVSESRDTGTKTSVRTAQQEFLLLQPQPKTRAEFLQYSQQITLDPNSANRFMLLSESNRKVSFTSEKQPYPDHPDRFTEDLQVLSRESLTGRHYFEVEWRGEGVYVALTYKDISRAGKKKECLFGSNGKSWALCWNSDRFQFWYNGDNYSPLGPKSSRVGVYLDHREDILSFYSVSETMTLLSTIRGPFTQPLYAGIRFCFPDEGNSAEFLNLQ, encoded by the coding sequence AGTTCTCttgctccatctgtctggatctcctgaaggatccgctgacggttccctgtggacacagctactgcagcaaCTGTATTAAAGAACACTGGAATGAAGAGAAGATCAAGGGAATCTACAGCtgtcctcagtgcaggaaggagttcAGACAGAGACCTGACCTGGAGAAGAACCTCCTGTTAGCAGAGTTagtggaggatctgaagaagactgaactccaagctgctgcagctgatctctgctctgctggacctgaagatgtgtcctgtgatgtttgctctgggaggaagctgaaagccgtcaagtcctgtctggtctgtgtggCCTCTTTCTGTGAGGAACACCTTCAACCTCACTACAAAGCAGCTCCACTGAAGAAgcaccagctggtggagccctcCAAGAAGCTCCAGGAGAAGATCTGCTCTCTTCACGATGAGGTGATGAAGATTTTCTGTCGCACCGATCAGCAGAGTATCTGTTACCTCTGCACCATGGACCAACACAGAGGCcatgaaacagtcccagctgcagcagagaggaggcagaagcagaaggagctggaggagagtcgactaaacatccagcagagaatccaggagcgagagaaagaggtgaagctgcttcagcaggagatcgctgagctgaagaggaaagacgtccagctggagcagctggctcacacagaggaccacacccagtttctgctcagctacccctcagtgtcagcactcagtgagcccacacactcctccagcatccagactgctcctctcagatactttgaggatgtggcagcagctgtgtcagagagcagagacacaggGACTAAAACCTCAGTGAGAACCGCTCAACAGGAGTTTTTACTGCTTCAACCACAGCCAAAGACCAGAGCAGAGTTCTTACAATACTCTCAGCAGATCACACTGGATCCAAACTCTGCAAACAGGTTCATGTTgttgtctgaaagcaacagaaaagtaagttttacatcagaaaaacagccttatcctgatcatccagacagattcactGAAGATCTCCAggttctgagcagagagagtctgactggacgtcATTACTTTGAGGTGGagtggagaggagaaggagttTATGTAGCACTCACATACAAGGacatcagcagagcagggaagaaaaaagaatgtcTATTTGGATCAAATGGCAAATCTTGGGCGTTATGTTGGAATTCTGACAGATTTCAATTTTGGTACAATGGCGATAACTATTCGCCCTTAGGTCCTAagtcctccagagtgggagtgtacctggatcacaGAGAAGATATTCTGTCTTTCTACAGCGTCTCTGAAACCATGACTCTCCTGAGCACCATAAGGGGCCCCTTCACCCAGCCACTATACGCTGGAATTAgattttgttttcctgatgaAGGAAACTCTGCAGAGTTCCTGAACCTTCAGTAG